The following are from one region of the Anabas testudineus chromosome 2, fAnaTes1.2, whole genome shotgun sequence genome:
- the adgrg2a gene encoding mucin-3A isoform X5: protein MLLKSRRRMYGFKGLWRWTHHFPLIIWLSLLPTALGYFLGDTKAVLNGCEDHWTLQDRATVPQLYQMTVCFHIRVVVPGAWVAFSYSSVYAPRPDLGLEGDDGALYGWLLRVRHRFPVRLSPAQWHRVCLRRDVHGNSFSLEVDGKMVAERTAIAPAIPPAGSLWLGCRPRDQTPGANVGAVELYLFRMWADLGEHGRCEDGTVIGWNAEYWGVTSPKARQRDPNLMCVGLSAPTASSPVTSTPDTQMNNQTSTLTADDGTPTNSTDLLSTAVPATTGTTHSQPVLVSPVTSDHTVAADAMSPPVTSPLSSDSSPAHQIPSAQVFSSTAPLANQTTPSGSANCDISQLCSNDTAYFWMSISVKDNGGNKTEQDVKDLVSHAFDCSGSSTGVCQGGNQLQVVEVSCGVKSNISNTTCSVLLLLSHAVLPCELQAAGVSALQQSQQIQATIIGAVERVGRTVCENVEPSGGGFVRCTSTQPLNDICQSNKQSTLTCTPIDSNPNPVPQPQPNTCSGETPLFCDCSAFCNSASQFFAMRIDIIKTSVDISYLQHLMSNLWQVAQCTSVSASTCEDYVKILNLYQAVHLECQGTGERLYSCMVIVEMSGLVNECSLSSLLQQLINGDPDITTDIALTRIMVCGPPGLSVSTLLASNLTWASSDLLSSDICSPDPTMFKCEPNQMLAVLLPNNCPLVPPTTNQTTTQRTKTNFTTPAEATPTSVTNNTTPIYTRAESTPVTPQTNASQGSAEPNMTTPLTTFNSTQSSTPQPLLQTSQNTTVIVSDSTIAQYTESDNTSLLTPTKTVLQDATTAQQNTTTHDTASPNSTTVYNVTTTDPFTPSSNEFKLYNVTTATLTSKTTGYNVSTVESFTPSQNDTTVYSVTTTGPLIPSANETKFHNVTTVAPFSNTTDYNVTSTEPLTPYPNVTTVKPFNNTTEYNVSTAEPLTPYPNVTTVYNVTTVTPFNNTTEYNVTTVTPFNNTTEYNVTTVTPFSNTTEYNVSTAEPFTPYTNITTVYNVTTVTPFNNTTEYNVTTVTPFNNTTEYNVTTVTPFNNTTEYNVTSVTPFSNTTEYNVTTVTPFSNTTEYNVSTAEPLTPYTNVTTVYNVTTVTPFNNTTEYNVTTVTPFSNTTEYNVTTVTPFNNTTEYNVTTVTPFSNTTEYNVTTVTPFNNTTEYNVTTVTPFSNTTEYNVTTVTPFSNTTEYNVSTAEPFTVYPNTTTVYNVTTVTPFNNTTEYNVTSTEPFTPYPNLTTVYNATTALGNYTTAYNATTTTNNNTTQEDVTAITESPNNITTTPLAETQQNTTVAYDNTSVSTTALQANETLTTASNMTMDNSTSDTDNATRPTTAPLNNQTVSVTYNCTTTANTTGPTSNTTVTANISPSVNATVSNLTTDLPLTTQQPGVNLTTTAANVSLEHITTTLPSSTTYGPVPTQVSTTAAEVPSTSTTPLQATTGTSTSTTVTSTGTTIGAQEQLANELLTKSQNASRLNSTEVTQLVDQLEKLLDGPSVSQTIGQKTINIISNLMNASPAALLASSNRITHMVDNLGVKVDVSGGTGVLSSSSLVLAVRTVDGSNFPEISVKIYNTDNVQLSAHSRSRFKRSGSAMGSVFLPSSLTSGLHPVQQQQANRVQFTFYSKSSFFQDSTLNNKTLVSPILSSSVSNLSISNLTNNIIFTIQNINPVNDNFTASCAFWDFTLNGGGGGWSSFGCFVVNVTAEETTCSCNHLTSFAILLDLSRAGIIDRQQGQILTFITYIGCGISAIFLAITLLTYLLFEKLMRDIPAKILVQLCISLLFLNLVFLLDGWLALYPAVGLCISTAFFLHYFLLTTFTWAGLEALHMYLSIVQVFTPYFSSYMLKFSLVGWGIPLLVVIIIISVDKNNYGLVTYGKYTDGTSDDFCWLRNDIAFYVGVVAYFLLIFVLCFVVFIVVMVQLSRIKKQNPHNQSPNRGVMTDLRSVAGLVVLLGLTWGFALFAWGPLYLPFVYLFTIFNSLQGFFIFVFHCAVKENVRRQWRTYLCCGKLRLAENSEWSRTATQNNRNTSVTTANTSAPQLTSRSSSVISDATNSSSSVFADSGISDGSNSDVVLNELHRRNLSQRGESI from the exons ATGCTTTTGAAAAGCAGGAG GAGGATGTATGGATTCAAGGGACTGTGGAGATGGACACATCATTTCCCTCTTATTATCTGGCTTTCACTACTACCGACAG CACTTGGCTATTTTCTGGGGGACACCAAGGCAGTATTAAATGGGTGTGAGGACCACTGGACCCTGCAGGACAGGGCCACCGTGCCACAACTCTATCAGatgactgtgtgtttccacATTCGTGTGGTGGTTCCCGGAGCCTGGGTCGCCTTCTCTTACAGCTCGGTCTATGCCCCCAGGCCAGACCTGGGTCTGGAGGGAGATGACGGCGCACTGTATGGCTGGCTGCTAAGGGTCCGACACAGATTTCCTGTACGGTTGTCCCCAGCACAGTGGCACAGGGTGTGTCTCAGGAGGGACGTGCACGGTAATTCCTTCAGCTTGGAG GTTGATGGGAAAATGGTGGCTGAGAGGACAGCCATCGCTCCGGCCATCCCACCCGCCGGCTCCCTGTGGCTGGGCTGTCGTCCTAGAGACCAGACCCCGGGGGCCAATGTGGGAGCAGTGGAACTTTACTTATTCCGCATGTGGGCAGACCTGGGTGAGCACGGGCGCTGTGAGGACGGCACAGTGATTGGCTGGAACGCTGAGTACTGGGGAGTGACCAGTCCCAAAGCCAGACAGAGAGACCCCAACCTTATGTGTG TAGGGCTTTCAGCTCCAACTGCCTCAAGTCCTGTCACGTCAACACCTGACACTCAAATGAACAACCAGACATCCACGCTCACAG CAGATGACGGGACACCCACTAACTCCACAGACCTGCTTTCCACAGCTGTTCCTGCTACTACAGGGACGACTCACAGCCAACCAGTCCTAGTTTCACCGGTAACCAGTGACCACACAGTTGCAGCAGACGCCATGTCGCCACCTGTAACGTCACCCCTGTCCTCTGACAGCAGCCCAGCCCATCAGATCCCAAGCGCACAGGTTTTTTCAAGTACGGCTCCACTTGCCAACCAAACCACACCTTCAG GTTCTGCAAACTGTGACATAAGCCAACTCTGTTCCAATGACA CTGCGTACTTTTGGATGTCCATTAGCGTGAAAGACAATGGGGGCAATAAGACCGAACAAGATGTGAAAGATCTG GTGTCACATGCATTCGACTGTAGTGGAAGCTCTACAGGTGTCTGTCAGGGTGGAAACCAACTTCAG gTAGTGGAGGTTTCCTGTGGTGTGAAAAGCAACATAAG TAATACAACCTGCAGTGTGCTGTTGCTGCTCAGTCATGCTGTTCTACCTTGTGAACTGCAAGCTGCTGGAGTCTCTGCACTGCAGCAATCACAACAAATACAAGCAACAATCATAGGAGCAGTGGAGAGAGTTG GTCGgactgtgtgtgagaatgtggaGCCCTCCGGTGGCGGGTTTGTGAGGTGCACATCCACACAGCCCCTGAATGATATCTGTCAGTCCAACAAACAGTCTACTCTTACATG CACCCCCATAGACTCCAACCCCAACCCAGTTCCACAACCTCAGCCCAACACCTGCAGCG GAGAAACGCCTCTCTTTTGTGACTGCAGCGCTTTCTGTAATTCTGCAA gTCAGTTTTTTGCCATGAGAATAGATATCATCAAGACCTCTGTTGACATTAGCTACTTACAACATTTG ATGTCAAACCTTTGGCAAGTAGCCCAGTGCACCTCTGTGTCAGC ATCAACCTGTGAAGATTATGTTAAGATTTTAAATCTTTACCAG GCTGTTCACCTGGAATGTCAGGGGACAGGAGAGAG GTTGTACAGCTGCATGGTGATAGTGGAGATGTCTGGACTTGTCAATGAATGCTCCCTGAGCTCACTTCTACAACAACTCATTAATGGCGACCCTGACATAACAACTGATATAGCACTTACACGCATAA TGGTGTGTGGTCCTCCTGGTTTATCTGTCAGTACTCTGTTGGCATCCAATCTGACCTGGGCATCCAGTGacctgctgagctctgacatcTGCTCTCCGGACCCCACCATGTTTAAAtg TGAGCCAAACCAGATGCTCGCTGTTCTTCTGCCTAACAACTGCCCTCTGGTGCCTCCcacaacaaaccaaaccacGACGCAGCGGACCAAAACCAACTTTACTACACCTGCCGAGGCCACACCAACATCTGTGACCAACAACACTACACCAATTTACACAAGAGCTGAAAGTACTCCTGTAACTCCACAGACAAATGCATCACAAGGATCAGCTGAGCCTAACATGACGACTCCACTGACGACGTTCAACAGTACACAGTCCTCAACACCACAACCTCTCCTGCAAACCTCACAAAATACAACTGTGATTGTGTCTGACAGTACAATAGCACAGTACACTGAATCTGATAACACATCACTGCTGACACCCACAAAGACAGTACTTCAAGATGCAACCacagcacaacaaaacacaacaacacatgacACAGCTTCTCCAAACTCCACGACAGTGTACAATGTAACTACAACTGATCCATTTACACCTTcttcaaatgaattcaaactttACAATGTAACTACAGCTACACTGACAAGTAAAACAACAGGTTACAATGTAAGTACAGTTGAATCGTTTACTCCATCTCAGAATGATACAACGGTGTACAGTGTAACTACCACTGGACCACTTATACCTTCGGCAAATGAGACAAAGTTTCACAATGTAACGACAGTTGCACCCTTCAGTAACACAACAGACTACAATGTAACATCCACTGAACCATTGACGCCTTATCCTAATGTAACTACAGTTAAACCCTTCAATAACACAACAGAGTACAATGTAAGTACAGCTGAACCATTGACGCCTTATCCTAATGTAACTACAGTTTACAATGTAACTACGGTTACGCCCTTTAATAACACAACAGAGTACAATGTAACTACGGTTACACCCTTTAATAACACAACAGAGTACAATGTAACTACGGTTACACCCTTCAGTAACACAACAGAGTACAATGTAAGTACAGCTGAACCATTTACGCCTTATACTAATATAACTACAGTTTACAATGTAACTACGGTTACACCTTTCAATAACACAACAGAGTACAATGTAACTACGGTTACACCCTTTAATAACACAACAGAGTACAATGTAACTACGGTTACACCCTTTAATAACACAACAGAGTACAATGTAACTTCAGTTACACCCTTCAGTAACACAACAGAGTACAATGTAACTACGGTTACACCCTTCAGTAACACAACAGAGTACAATGTAAGTACAGCTGAACCATTGACGCCTTATACTAATGTAACTACAGTTTACAATGTAACTACGGTTACGCCCTTTAATAACACAACAGAGTACAACGTAACTACAGTTACACCCTTCAGTAACACAACAGAGTACAATGTAACTACAGTTACACCCTTTAATAACACAACAGAGTACAATGTAACTACAGTTACACCCTTCAGTAACACAACAGAGTACAATGTAACTACAGTTACACCCTTTAATAACACAACAGAGTACAATGTAACTACAGTTACACCCTTCAGTAACACAACAGAGTACAATGTAACTACGGTTACACCCTTCAGTAACACAACAGAGTACAATGTAAGTACAGCTGAACCATTTACGGTTTATCCAAACACAACTACAGTTTACAATGTAACTACGGTTACGCCTTTCAATAACACAACAGAGTACAACGTAACATCAACTGAACCATTTACGCCTTATCCTAATTTAACTACAGTGTACAATGCAACTACAGCTCTCGGGAATTACACAACAGCGTACAATGCAACTACAACCACcaacaataacacaacacaagagGATGTAACAGCTATTACTGAATCTCCAAACAACATAACTACTACACCCTtggcagaaacacaacagaacacaactgTGGCGTACGACAACACATCAGTATCTACCACTGCTTTACAAGCTAATGAAACTCTTACAACTGCATCAAACATGACTATGGACAATAGCACTTCTGATACTGACAATGCCACTAGGCCCACCACAGCGCCACTGAACAACCAGACTGTCAGTGTGACTTACAACTGTACCACAACTGCCAACACCACCGGTCCCACTAGTAATACCACCGTAACTGCAAACATTAGCCCCAGTGTAAACGCAACTGTAAGCAATTTAACGACAGATCTACCCCTAACAACGCAGCAACCAGGAGTCAATTTAACAACTACAGCAGCTAATGTGTCGCTTGAGCATATAACTACAACTTTACCCAGCTCAACAACATATGGTCCAGTTCCAACCCAGGTTAGCACCACTGCTGCTGAGGTGCCGTCAACTTCTACAACACCTCTCCAAGCCACCACCGGCACCAGCACATCTACAACAGTGACAA GTACCGGAACTACTATTGGAGCACAGGAGCAACTGGCAAATGAGCTGCTTACTAAGTCACAAAATGCATCTCGGCTCAACTCCACTGAG GTGACACAGTTGGTGGACCAGTTGGAGAAGCTTCTGGATGGCCCCAGTGTGTCTCAGACAATTGGACAAAAAACCATCAACATCATCAGCAACCTGATGAATGCATCCCCAGCGGCCCTGTTAGCGTCGTCCAACAG GATCACTCACATGGTGGACAATTTGGGTGTTAAGGTGGATGTCAGTGGTGGCACAGGAGTCCTCTCTTCGAGCTCTCTGGTTCTGGCCGTGAGGACAGTGGATGGGTCCAATTTCCCAGAGATATCTGTCAAAATCTACAACACTGACAATGTCCAG CTCAGTGCCCACAGCAGGTCCCGTTTCAAGCGGTCCGGATCAGCCATGGGATCTGTTTTCTTGCCATCCTCCCTAACTTCCGGTCTACATCCTGTACAACAACAGCAGGCCAACAGGGTCCAGTTCACGTTCTACTCCAAATCCTCTTTCTTTCAG GATTcaacattaaataacaaaaccCTTGTGAGTCCAATCCTGAGCTCCAGCGTTTCCAATTTGTCAATAAGCAACTTAACGAATAATATTATCTTTACCATCCAAAACATCAACCCTGTAAAT GACAACTTCACAGCCTCCTGTGCATTTTGGGACTTCACTCTGAATG ggggtggaggaggctggagcTCTTTTGGCTGCtttgttgtaaatgtgacaGCAGAAGAAACCACCTGCAGCTGCAACCATCTCACTTCATTTGCGATACTGCTG GATTTGTCCAGAGCAGGAATAATTGATCGTCAGCAGGGGCAGATTCTTACTTTCATTACCTACATCGGCTGTGGAATCTCTGCCATTTTTCTTGCTATCACCTTACTGACATACCTGTTATTTGA AAAACTGATGAGGGATATTCCAGCTAAGATCCTAGTCCAGCTCTgcatctccctcctcttcctcaacCTGGTTTTCTTACTGGACGGCTGGCTGGCACTCTATCCAGCAGTGGGGCTGTGTATCAGTACTGCATTCTTTCTGCACTACTTCCTGCTGACGACATTCACCTGGGCAGGACTGGAGGCCCTACACATGTACCTGAGTATCGTCCAGGTTTTCACTCCATACTTTAGCAGCTATATGCTCAAGTTCTCGCTTGTAGGCTGGG GTATTCCTCTTCTGGTGGTGATCATCATCATATCGGTGGATAAGAACAACTATGGTCTTGTCACATATGGAAAATACACAGATGGTACTTCAGATGACTT CTGTTGGCTGCGTAATGACATTGCCTTCTATGTGGGCGTGGTGGCCtacttcctcctcatctttgtTCTGTGCTTCGTGGTCTTCATCGTTGTGATGGTGCAGCTGTCTCGGATCAAGAAGCAGAACCCCCACAACCAGTCTCCAAACAGGGGAGTGATGACTGACCTTCGCAGCGTTGCTGGCCTTGTTGTCCTGCTCGGCCTCACCTGGGGGTTCGCTCTGTTTGCCTGGGGACCCCTCTACTTAccttttgtttatctttttactATATTCAACTCGTTGCAAG gcttcttcatttttgttttccactgcGCTGTGAAGGAAAATGTTCGCAGGCAGTGGAGAACCTATCTTTGTTGTGGGAAACTGCGATTGGCTGAAAACTCAG AATGGAGTCGGACAGCCACCCAGAACAACAGGAACACCTCAGTCACCACAGCAAACACCTCAGCTCCCCAGCTCACCTCTCGAAGCTCCTCAGTCATCAGCGATGCCACCAACAGCAGTA GCTCTGTGTTTGCCGACAGCGGAATATCCGATGGCTCCAACAGTGATGTTGTCCTCAATGAGCTCCACAGACGAAATCTGTCACAGCGAGGCGAGTCTATTTGA